From Sphingopyxis sp. USTB-05, the proteins below share one genomic window:
- a CDS encoding OsmC family protein: MAHGTARIGKDHYRTEINVSGHDLIGDEGPGLGGKNEGPAPYDFLLAGLGACTAITLRMYADRKGWPLESVDVGLRLLSKDGLRVDRVLAIAGLDDEQKARLADIAERTPVTLTLKNGLPIDTRLA, translated from the coding sequence ATGGCTCACGGAACCGCGCGTATCGGCAAGGATCATTATCGCACCGAGATCAACGTCAGCGGCCATGACCTGATCGGCGACGAAGGGCCGGGGCTTGGCGGAAAGAATGAGGGACCCGCGCCCTATGACTTCCTGCTCGCCGGTCTTGGCGCCTGTACAGCGATTACACTCCGCATGTACGCCGACCGCAAAGGCTGGCCGCTCGAATCGGTCGACGTGGGCCTGCGATTGCTGAGCAAGGACGGCCTTCGGGTCGACCGGGTGCTGGCGATTGCGGGGCTCGACGACGAACAGAAGGCCCGTCTGGCCGATATCGCCGAGCGGACGCCGGTTACGCTGACGCTCAAGAATGGCCTGCCGATCGATACGCGGCTCGCCTGA
- a CDS encoding TetR/AcrR family transcriptional regulator, with translation MEIETATVAAPHKGRPREFCVDMALASALRVFWSKGYEGASMADLTEAMGITKPSLYAAFGNKEALFNKALDLYEREKADYMRAALEAPTARGVAERLMYGALDMYTCPENPNGCLGVITSVACGAEAECIRQAVLERGAAAKRAMLERFARAKEEGDFPPDTDAEGLAAFLTAVNQGMSVQAGAGATRAELERLVETSLKLWPGR, from the coding sequence ATGGAAATCGAAACTGCCACCGTCGCCGCTCCGCATAAGGGCCGTCCGCGCGAATTTTGCGTCGATATGGCCTTGGCGTCGGCGCTGCGCGTCTTCTGGTCGAAGGGCTATGAGGGCGCCTCGATGGCCGACCTCACCGAGGCGATGGGGATAACGAAGCCCAGCCTTTATGCCGCATTCGGCAACAAGGAGGCGCTCTTCAACAAGGCGCTCGACCTCTATGAGCGCGAAAAGGCCGATTATATGCGCGCGGCGCTCGAAGCGCCGACCGCGCGCGGTGTTGCCGAGCGGCTGATGTACGGCGCACTCGACATGTATACCTGTCCGGAGAATCCAAACGGCTGCCTGGGCGTGATTACATCGGTCGCGTGCGGTGCGGAGGCCGAATGCATTCGTCAGGCCGTGCTCGAACGCGGCGCCGCGGCGAAGCGCGCGATGCTCGAACGCTTCGCGCGCGCCAAGGAAGAAGGCGACTTCCCGCCCGATACCGACGCCGAAGGACTCGCTGCGTTCCTGACCGCAGTCAATCAGGGCATGTCGGTGCAGGCCGGCGCCGGCGCGACGCGCGCCGAACTTGAACGGCTGGTCGAAACCAGCCTGAAGCTGTGGCCGGGGCGCTGA
- a CDS encoding efflux RND transporter periplasmic adaptor subunit: MTVHTPIEKLDPADAKVRRELKTLLHPARGRRAAWVGAFLVLIVGAWWLLRDGAPPAAAAPAPVLTVAAPLARDVTLWDEYIGRFEASKAVEVRPRVSGAITGIHFTDGQIVRQGQPLFTIDPRPYRAALSEARASAASARSDLALARLELERASRLVDVEAVSQSEIDRLRARVNAANAALAGADARIAARALDVEFTTVRAPLSGRISDRQIDAGNLVSAGDAGGTLLTTINALDPVYFTFQGSEALFLKTKREGGDKGAAVEVRLQDESDYRWKGQLDFTDNGLDPRSGTIRARASFRNPEMFLTPGMFGNMRLSTGQTARALLVPAAAVQTDQARKIVYVVGKDGMVAAKPVEIGPEVDGLRVIRSGLTPTDQIVINGYQFARPGTKAVTKVGKIAAAAPKQGAAAAAEPVSAQATFAK, encoded by the coding sequence ATGACCGTCCACACCCCGATCGAAAAGCTCGACCCCGCCGATGCGAAGGTCCGCCGCGAACTCAAAACCTTGCTCCATCCCGCCCGCGGCCGCCGCGCCGCATGGGTCGGCGCGTTTCTGGTCCTGATCGTCGGCGCCTGGTGGCTGCTCCGCGATGGTGCGCCGCCCGCTGCTGCCGCGCCTGCACCCGTCCTCACTGTCGCCGCGCCGCTCGCGCGCGACGTAACCTTGTGGGACGAATATATCGGGCGCTTCGAGGCATCGAAGGCAGTCGAGGTGCGTCCGCGCGTTTCGGGTGCGATCACCGGCATCCACTTCACCGACGGCCAGATCGTCCGCCAGGGACAGCCGCTCTTCACCATCGATCCGCGTCCCTATCGCGCCGCGCTTTCCGAAGCACGCGCTTCGGCGGCGAGCGCGCGTAGCGATCTCGCGCTCGCACGGCTCGAACTCGAACGTGCAAGCCGTCTCGTCGATGTCGAGGCGGTGTCGCAGAGCGAGATCGATCGGCTGCGCGCCCGTGTCAATGCGGCCAACGCGGCACTGGCTGGCGCCGATGCCCGCATCGCCGCACGCGCGCTCGATGTCGAATTCACCACCGTGCGTGCACCGCTGAGCGGTCGCATCTCGGACCGCCAGATCGACGCGGGAAACCTTGTGTCTGCGGGTGACGCCGGCGGCACGTTGCTGACCACGATCAACGCGCTCGACCCCGTATATTTCACCTTCCAGGGTTCGGAGGCCTTGTTCCTCAAGACCAAGCGCGAGGGTGGCGACAAGGGAGCGGCGGTCGAAGTCCGCCTGCAGGATGAAAGCGACTATCGCTGGAAGGGCCAGCTCGATTTTACCGACAACGGCCTCGACCCGCGTTCGGGCACGATCCGCGCCCGCGCCAGCTTCCGCAACCCCGAGATGTTCCTGACCCCCGGCATGTTCGGCAATATGCGCCTTTCGACCGGCCAGACGGCGCGTGCGCTGCTGGTCCCGGCTGCCGCGGTGCAGACCGACCAGGCGCGCAAGATCGTCTATGTCGTCGGCAAGGACGGGATGGTCGCGGCAAAGCCGGTCGAGATCGGCCCCGAAGTCGATGGCCTGCGCGTCATCCGTTCGGGCCTGACGCCGACCGACCAGATCGTCATCAACGGCTATCAGTTCGCCCGCCCGGGTACCAAGGCAGTAACCAAGGTCGGCAAGATCGCCGCAGCGGCACCGAAGCAAGGTGCGGCCGCAGCCGCTGAACCGGTGTCGGCGCAGGCGACGTTCGCAAAATAA
- a CDS encoding efflux RND transporter permease subunit, whose translation MRLSRFFIDRPIFAAVLAVIITIVGAVAYIGLPVSQYPDIVPPTVTVTATYPGASAETVADTVAAPIEQEINGVDNMLYMSSQSTGDGVVTITVTFKIGTDLDAAQVLVQNRVAIATPRLPETVQRLGVVTRKTSPDFLMVVNLVSPDKSLDRAYISNYALTQLRDRLSRIDGVGDVRLFGARDYAMRVWIDPGRAAALDLTAGEIVAALRRENVQVAAGTLGQPPYANGSDFQLNVETQGRLTDPKDFANIVIRSDADGRQVRVSDVARVELGASDYNSNTYLSGDPTVIMAVFQRPGSNALAAAEAVEAEMASSSKNFPKGLEYRVIYNPTEFIAQSIDAVMETLIEAVFLVVIVILVFLQKWRAAIIPVLAIPVSLIGTFVVLAAFGYSLNNLSLFGLVLAIGIVVDDAIVVVENVERNLEKGMSALEAARTSMDEVSGALVAIVLVLCAVFVPTLFLTGLYGAFYQQFAVTISTATIISLVLSLTLSPALAAILLKPHAPAQADGWLMARIHRAGERFNEGFERLSNGYARLTDRLVRAPKKMMVTYAGLIAATAGLFWATPTGFIPAQDQGYFLVVAKLPSGASVERTDAVLKKVAARVLPVEGVLGSVMLAGFDGPSQTLAPNSAAAYFPLKSFEERGKLGVNFEDIMNQARANTADITEAQIVVIPPPLIQGIGSAGGYRMIVQDRGGNGYAALANETNNLIGKANQTPGLANVFTFFDPSNPRVFADIDRAKANALGVPPERVFEALQVYLGSAFVNDFNLLGRTYRVTAQADAPYRQTVADIANLRTRSDSGAMVPIGSVANFEDRTGPYRVTRYNLFPAVEIDGDTAPGSSSGASLTTMEKLAADNLPAGYGTEWTGIAFQQKAAANTAGIVFALAVVFVFLVLAAQYESLMLPLAIIFIVPMCLLAAMVGVNLRGMDNNVLTQIGLVVLIALAAKNAILIVEFAKQAEEEDGLSPIEAAVRAARDRLRPILMTSFAFILGAVPLLIASGAGAELRQALGTAVFFGMLGVTAFGLIFTPTFYVVARSLSLWSAERRARRGGSDDHGAALPVPAE comes from the coding sequence ATGCGCCTATCACGCTTTTTCATCGACCGGCCGATCTTCGCCGCCGTGCTCGCCGTTATCATCACCATCGTCGGCGCGGTCGCCTATATCGGCCTGCCCGTGTCGCAATATCCCGACATCGTCCCGCCGACGGTGACCGTGACCGCAACCTATCCGGGCGCGTCGGCCGAAACCGTCGCTGACACGGTCGCGGCGCCGATCGAACAGGAAATCAACGGCGTCGACAATATGCTTTATATGAGCAGCCAGTCGACCGGCGACGGCGTCGTCACGATCACCGTGACTTTCAAGATCGGCACCGACCTCGATGCCGCGCAGGTGCTGGTGCAGAACCGCGTCGCGATCGCGACGCCGCGCCTGCCCGAAACGGTGCAGCGGCTGGGCGTGGTGACACGCAAGACCTCGCCCGACTTCCTGATGGTTGTGAACCTCGTCTCGCCCGACAAGTCGCTCGATCGCGCCTATATCTCCAACTATGCGCTGACCCAGCTCCGCGACCGTTTGAGCCGCATCGACGGCGTCGGCGACGTGCGCCTGTTCGGTGCGCGCGACTATGCGATGCGCGTGTGGATCGATCCCGGCCGCGCCGCCGCGCTCGACCTGACCGCGGGTGAGATCGTCGCCGCACTGCGCCGCGAAAATGTGCAGGTCGCGGCGGGGACGCTCGGCCAGCCGCCTTATGCAAATGGCAGCGACTTCCAGCTCAACGTCGAAACGCAGGGCCGCCTTACCGATCCCAAGGATTTCGCGAATATCGTCATCCGCAGCGATGCGGACGGGCGGCAGGTCCGCGTGTCGGACGTCGCGCGCGTCGAACTCGGCGCGTCGGATTATAACAGCAACACCTATCTCTCGGGCGATCCCACGGTCATCATGGCGGTGTTCCAGCGCCCCGGCTCGAACGCGCTCGCCGCCGCTGAAGCCGTCGAGGCCGAAATGGCGTCGTCGTCGAAGAATTTCCCCAAGGGCCTGGAATATCGGGTCATCTACAACCCCACCGAGTTCATCGCCCAGTCGATCGACGCCGTGATGGAAACGCTGATCGAGGCGGTGTTCCTGGTCGTCATCGTGATTCTCGTGTTCCTTCAGAAATGGCGCGCAGCGATCATTCCGGTACTCGCGATCCCGGTATCGTTGATCGGGACCTTCGTGGTGCTCGCGGCGTTCGGCTACAGCCTCAACAACCTCTCCCTCTTCGGGCTGGTGCTTGCGATCGGCATCGTCGTCGACGACGCGATCGTCGTCGTCGAGAATGTCGAGCGCAATCTCGAAAAGGGCATGAGCGCGCTCGAAGCCGCGCGCACATCGATGGACGAGGTATCGGGCGCGCTGGTCGCGATCGTGCTGGTGCTCTGCGCCGTGTTCGTGCCGACCCTGTTCCTGACCGGCCTGTACGGCGCCTTCTATCAGCAGTTCGCGGTGACCATCTCGACCGCGACGATCATCTCGCTCGTCCTGTCGCTCACCCTGTCGCCAGCACTTGCGGCGATCCTGCTCAAGCCGCACGCCCCGGCGCAGGCCGACGGATGGCTGATGGCACGCATCCACCGCGCCGGCGAACGCTTCAACGAGGGTTTCGAGCGGCTGAGCAACGGCTATGCGCGGCTCACCGATCGGCTGGTGCGCGCGCCGAAGAAGATGATGGTCACCTATGCCGGGCTGATCGCCGCGACGGCCGGCCTGTTCTGGGCTACGCCGACCGGCTTTATCCCCGCACAGGATCAGGGCTATTTCCTCGTCGTCGCCAAGCTGCCTTCAGGCGCCTCGGTCGAACGCACCGACGCGGTGCTGAAAAAGGTCGCGGCGCGCGTCCTGCCGGTCGAAGGCGTTCTCGGCTCGGTGATGCTCGCGGGCTTCGATGGCCCGTCGCAGACGCTCGCGCCGAACTCGGCTGCCGCATACTTCCCGCTCAAGTCGTTCGAGGAACGCGGGAAGCTCGGCGTCAATTTCGAGGACATCATGAATCAGGCGCGGGCGAACACCGCCGACATCACCGAGGCGCAGATCGTCGTGATCCCGCCGCCGCTGATCCAGGGCATCGGTTCGGCGGGTGGCTACCGGATGATCGTGCAGGATCGCGGCGGGAACGGCTATGCCGCGCTCGCGAACGAGACGAACAATCTGATTGGCAAGGCGAACCAGACCCCGGGCCTCGCGAACGTCTTCACCTTCTTCGATCCGTCGAACCCGCGCGTCTTTGCCGATATCGACCGTGCGAAGGCGAATGCGCTCGGGGTGCCGCCCGAACGTGTGTTCGAAGCGTTGCAGGTCTATCTCGGCTCGGCGTTCGTGAACGACTTCAACCTGCTCGGCCGCACCTATCGCGTTACCGCACAGGCTGATGCGCCCTATCGCCAGACCGTCGCAGATATCGCGAACCTTCGCACGCGGTCCGATTCGGGCGCGATGGTGCCGATCGGGTCGGTCGCGAATTTCGAGGACCGCACGGGGCCGTACCGCGTCACGCGTTACAACCTGTTCCCGGCAGTCGAGATCGACGGCGATACCGCGCCGGGGTCGTCTTCGGGTGCGTCGTTGACGACGATGGAAAAGCTCGCCGCCGATAATCTGCCGGCGGGTTATGGCACCGAATGGACGGGCATCGCCTTCCAGCAAAAGGCGGCGGCGAACACCGCGGGGATCGTCTTTGCGCTTGCAGTGGTCTTCGTCTTCCTCGTGCTCGCGGCGCAATATGAGAGCCTGATGCTGCCGCTGGCGATCATCTTCATCGTGCCCATGTGTCTGCTCGCGGCGATGGTCGGCGTGAATCTGCGCGGCATGGACAATAATGTGCTGACGCAGATCGGGCTCGTCGTGCTCATCGCGCTCGCGGCGAAGAATGCGATCCTCATCGTCGAATTCGCCAAGCAGGCCGAAGAAGAAGATGGCTTGTCGCCGATCGAAGCCGCGGTGCGTGCCGCACGCGACCGTCTGCGCCCGATCCTGATGACCAGCTTCGCCTTCATCCTCGGCGCCGTGCCGCTGTTGATCGCGAGCGGGGCGGGGGCGGAACTGCGCCAGGCGCTGGGTACCGCGGTCTTCTTCGGCATGCTCGGCGTGACGGCGTTCGGCCTCATCTTCACCCCGACCTTCTACGTCGTCGCGCGCTCGCTCAGCCTATGGTCAGCCGAGCGGCGGGCGCGGCGCGGCGGATCGGACGACCACGGGGCCGCGCTGCCGGTTCCGGCGGAATAA
- a CDS encoding efflux transporter outer membrane subunit, with protein sequence MILRNILTAASALALAACAVGPDYKAPQSASAPVATGPFVSANSPAVSLAPVAGDWWRLYDDPVLDGLVGDALANNTDVRVAVANIARARASLRGARADRLPQGEIGAGANYGRSPEGQRLPGADREDWAVDVGINVSYEVDLFGRVSRSIEAARGDAAAAEANADAVRVIVAADTTQAYADAASGAARLDVARRIVSLLDQQVKLTERRKEVGMATGLDLARITTLRDQRSADIPSIEAERQAALFRLATLTGRAPAALPPIAADRNISLEITDPIPVGDGAALLKRRPDIRAAERRLAADTARIGVATADLYPRITLGGSAGSTGSGFGDIFGGGPVRWLLGPLLNWAFPNQEPARARIAAAEADTQASLAEFDGTVLRALEETETALSSYARSLEQRQALRAARDQAERAARIVRAKRQEGASDSLEWLDAERTFAETEAVLAAQDGQISRRQIALFRALAGGWST encoded by the coding sequence ATGATCCTTCGTAACATCCTAACCGCCGCCTCGGCCCTGGCGCTTGCCGCCTGCGCCGTCGGCCCCGACTATAAGGCGCCGCAATCCGCGTCGGCGCCCGTCGCCACCGGGCCGTTCGTCTCGGCGAACAGTCCCGCAGTATCGCTCGCGCCCGTCGCGGGCGACTGGTGGCGGCTCTACGACGATCCCGTCCTCGACGGGCTCGTCGGCGATGCGCTCGCCAACAACACCGATGTGCGCGTCGCGGTCGCGAATATCGCCCGCGCCCGCGCATCGCTGCGCGGTGCGCGCGCTGACCGGCTGCCGCAGGGTGAGATCGGCGCCGGCGCCAACTACGGCCGCAGCCCCGAAGGTCAGCGCCTTCCCGGCGCCGACCGCGAGGATTGGGCGGTCGATGTCGGGATCAACGTTTCGTACGAGGTCGACCTGTTCGGCCGCGTCAGCCGCTCGATCGAGGCCGCGCGCGGCGACGCCGCCGCTGCCGAGGCCAATGCCGACGCGGTGCGGGTGATCGTCGCCGCCGATACGACGCAAGCCTATGCCGATGCCGCCTCGGGCGCCGCCCGTCTGGACGTCGCACGGCGCATCGTCAGCCTGCTCGATCAGCAGGTAAAGCTTACCGAACGCCGCAAAGAGGTCGGGATGGCGACGGGGCTCGACCTCGCGCGCATTACGACGCTGCGCGACCAGCGTTCGGCGGACATACCCTCCATCGAGGCCGAGCGGCAGGCGGCGTTATTCCGCCTCGCGACTCTGACCGGTCGTGCCCCCGCTGCGCTCCCCCCCATCGCGGCGGACCGCAACATCAGCCTCGAGATCACCGACCCGATCCCAGTCGGTGATGGGGCGGCGCTGCTGAAGCGCCGTCCCGATATTCGCGCCGCCGAGCGCCGCCTTGCCGCCGATACGGCGCGTATCGGCGTCGCGACGGCGGATCTTTACCCGCGCATCACGCTTGGCGGTTCGGCCGGTTCGACCGGCTCCGGCTTTGGTGACATATTCGGCGGCGGCCCGGTCCGCTGGTTGCTCGGCCCGCTGCTCAACTGGGCCTTCCCGAATCAGGAGCCCGCGCGCGCGCGCATCGCCGCCGCCGAAGCGGACACGCAGGCCTCGCTGGCGGAATTCGACGGCACGGTGCTCCGCGCGCTCGAGGAAACCGAAACCGCGCTGTCGTCCTACGCGCGTTCGCTCGAACAAAGGCAAGCGCTGCGGGCCGCACGCGATCAGGCCGAACGCGCGGCGCGTATCGTGCGCGCGAAGCGGCAGGAAGGCGCATCGGATTCGCTCGAATGGCTCGACGCCGAACGGACTTTCGCTGAGACCGAAGCCGTGCTCGCCGCGCAGGACGGTCAGATTTCGCGGCGCCAGATCGCATTGTTCCGCGCGCTCGCGGGCGGCTGGTCGACCTAG
- a CDS encoding PLP-dependent aminotransferase family protein encodes MAADAWTPDIAGAAGPKYKAVTGAIAAAVARGELHQGDRLPPQRELAARLGIDLTTVTKAYDLARQRGLIVARGRAGSFISDAVRTGEIATTAQNDIAMNSPPVAAESRLAEAMASALGTLTQGGGVARLHYQRPGGAAADRESGAELLMRLGLSSDPEQIVVTAGAQNGLHAIASTILRPGDRIACGLYSYPGFRAVARRIGAHLVPLAEMTVEAIEAAHADAPLRALYVVPTNDNPTAATIALEGRKAIAGWAHDTGVQIIEDDAYGLLPDAPLPAITSFAPGNGWYIASMAKVVSPALRVGFVRAPGVAEAMQISSFQHESAVMAPPLNAAMISLWLTDGTFDTLVDAVRKEAAWRQKLARTVLGEGHHNAHPQGYHLWLPLADDINPDTLAAALALDGLSAVPSDRFAVAPDAPAAMRISLGGTIDRRNLSRALHRLAAQLWTPGSAANNIV; translated from the coding sequence ATGGCGGCTGACGCCTGGACGCCCGATATCGCGGGTGCCGCAGGACCCAAATATAAGGCGGTGACGGGCGCGATCGCCGCCGCCGTGGCGCGCGGCGAACTCCATCAAGGCGACCGCCTGCCGCCGCAGCGCGAGCTTGCAGCGCGGCTCGGCATCGACCTGACGACCGTTACCAAGGCCTATGATCTGGCACGGCAACGCGGCTTGATCGTCGCGCGCGGACGCGCCGGCAGCTTTATCAGCGATGCGGTGCGGACGGGGGAGATAGCCACCACCGCACAAAATGACATCGCAATGAACAGCCCGCCGGTCGCCGCCGAATCGCGGCTTGCCGAAGCCATGGCCTCGGCACTCGGAACGTTGACGCAGGGCGGCGGCGTCGCCCGCCTTCACTATCAGCGCCCCGGCGGCGCCGCGGCCGACCGCGAAAGCGGCGCCGAACTGCTGATGCGCCTTGGCCTGTCGTCCGACCCCGAACAGATCGTCGTCACCGCGGGTGCGCAGAACGGACTTCATGCCATTGCGTCGACCATCCTTAGGCCCGGCGACCGCATCGCGTGCGGGCTCTATTCCTATCCGGGGTTTCGCGCTGTCGCCCGCCGGATCGGCGCCCACCTCGTCCCGCTGGCCGAAATGACCGTCGAAGCGATCGAGGCAGCGCATGCCGATGCGCCTCTGCGTGCGCTCTATGTCGTGCCGACGAACGACAATCCGACCGCCGCGACGATCGCGCTCGAAGGCCGCAAAGCCATCGCGGGCTGGGCGCATGATACCGGCGTGCAGATCATCGAAGACGATGCCTACGGCCTGCTTCCCGATGCACCGCTTCCCGCGATCACAAGTTTCGCGCCCGGCAACGGCTGGTACATTGCGAGCATGGCGAAGGTCGTGTCGCCCGCACTGCGCGTCGGCTTTGTCCGCGCGCCAGGCGTCGCCGAGGCCATGCAAATTTCATCATTCCAGCACGAAAGCGCCGTGATGGCACCGCCGCTCAATGCCGCGATGATATCGCTGTGGTTGACCGACGGCACGTTCGACACGCTCGTCGACGCGGTGCGCAAGGAAGCCGCCTGGCGGCAAAAGCTCGCCCGGACCGTGCTCGGCGAGGGGCACCATAACGCACACCCGCAGGGCTATCATCTCTGGCTGCCGCTGGCCGATGATATTAACCCCGATACGCTCGCCGCCGCGCTGGCGCTCGACGGACTGTCGGCGGTGCCTTCGGACCGGTTCGCGGTGGCGCCCGATGCGCCGGCGGCGATGCGTATCTCGCTCGGGGGAACGATCGATCGCCGGAACCTGTCGCGCGCGCTGCACCGGCTCGCCGCGCAGCTCTGGACACCCGGCAGCGCGGCGAACAACATCGTCTGA
- a CDS encoding DUF983 domain-containing protein, which yields MTSGDLGNEKLRWILWSGWHGKCPECGKGRMFRSWLKLADRCENCGLDFSFAAPDDGPAFFSQCIVAFPLTFVIVWLQIAYSPPLWIHLVFSIPIMVIGCVLPLRPIKGWLVASQYVNKAQESGTEHLWAKLNARERHEADERHGG from the coding sequence ATGACAAGCGGCGATCTCGGAAACGAAAAACTGCGCTGGATTCTGTGGTCGGGCTGGCATGGCAAATGCCCCGAATGCGGCAAGGGTCGCATGTTCCGCTCGTGGCTCAAGCTGGCCGACCGGTGCGAGAATTGCGGGCTGGATTTCAGCTTTGCCGCGCCTGACGACGGCCCGGCCTTTTTCTCGCAGTGCATCGTCGCCTTTCCGCTCACCTTCGTGATCGTATGGTTGCAGATCGCCTACAGCCCGCCGCTCTGGATTCACCTCGTCTTCTCGATCCCGATCATGGTCATCGGGTGCGTGCTCCCGCTGCGCCCGATCAAGGGCTGGCTGGTCGCCTCGCAATATGTGAACAAGGCACAGGAATCGGGAACCGAGCATCTGTGGGCAAAGCTGAATGCGCGCGAAAGGCACGAAGCGGACGAACGGCATGGCGGCTGA
- a CDS encoding LysR family transcriptional regulator, translated as MDRLDAMRVILAVVDAGSLSAGSRKLGAPLPSVSRKVADLERHLGTNLLVRTSRNIQLTDAGRDYVEAARRIIADVDEAERRASGEYQAPRGELAITMPVEFGARHVVPIALAFIEEFPEVTLKLVTSDRIVPMVEEHVDVAIRLGHLADSGLYAVKAGAFRLISCASPAYLERRGIPRHPDELAGHDGVAFGPKPIFWTFTVDGEERIVTPRPRVAVNTAASNLAAALAGMGIARLFDYQLTGEIASGALVPILIDYPDPPRPVHIVYPRQGLLPLKVRSFIDWAAPRLRAACDGFGTG; from the coding sequence ATGGATCGTCTCGACGCAATGCGGGTGATTTTGGCGGTCGTCGATGCCGGCAGCCTGTCGGCGGGCAGCCGCAAGCTCGGCGCACCGCTGCCCAGCGTCAGCCGCAAGGTCGCCGATCTTGAACGCCATCTCGGCACCAATCTGCTCGTTCGGACGAGCCGCAATATCCAGCTCACCGACGCGGGGCGCGACTATGTCGAGGCGGCGCGGCGCATCATCGCCGATGTCGACGAGGCCGAGCGGCGCGCGTCGGGCGAATATCAGGCACCGCGCGGCGAACTGGCAATCACGATGCCGGTCGAGTTCGGCGCGCGCCACGTCGTGCCGATTGCGCTCGCCTTCATCGAGGAATTTCCCGAGGTCACGCTGAAGCTCGTGACGTCCGACCGCATCGTTCCGATGGTCGAGGAACATGTCGACGTGGCAATCCGCCTAGGTCATCTCGCCGATAGCGGCCTCTATGCGGTAAAGGCGGGCGCGTTCCGGCTGATCAGCTGCGCCAGCCCCGCCTATCTTGAACGGCGCGGCATACCGCGGCATCCGGACGAGCTGGCGGGGCATGACGGCGTGGCGTTCGGGCCAAAGCCGATATTCTGGACCTTCACCGTCGATGGCGAGGAACGGATTGTCACGCCGCGCCCGCGCGTCGCGGTCAACACCGCCGCGAGCAATCTGGCGGCCGCGCTCGCCGGAATGGGGATCGCACGGCTTTTCGACTATCAACTGACCGGCGAAATCGCGTCCGGCGCGCTCGTGCCGATCCTGATCGATTATCCCGATCCGCCGCGGCCGGTGCATATCGTCTATCCGCGGCAGGGCCTGCTGCCCCTGAAGGTGCGCAGCTTCATCGACTGGGCGGCGCCACGCCTACGTGCCGCCTGCGACGGCTTCGGGACCGGCTGA
- a CDS encoding SDR family oxidoreductase — protein MNEAKGIALITGASSGIGALYADRLARQGYDLILVARSADKLGGVAEAIREATGRKIETVTADLGNPHDLRAIEDRLASDGGITMLVNNAGIGSTAQALEADVDAMSAMVSLNVNALMRLSYAAVPAFAGRGHGTIVNIASIVAVAPEVLNGVYGGTKAFVLAFSQNLRHELAGTGVQIQVVLPGATATDFWSIAGTPVEHLPGEIVMRADDMVDAALAGLAREEFVTIPGLHDESRWETFEAARQAMAAELSTDTPAPRYAVREGVAA, from the coding sequence ATGAACGAAGCAAAGGGCATCGCCCTCATCACCGGAGCATCGAGCGGAATCGGTGCGCTTTACGCCGATCGTCTCGCGCGGCAGGGCTATGATTTGATCCTTGTTGCGCGCAGCGCCGACAAGCTCGGCGGGGTGGCCGAGGCGATCCGCGAGGCCACCGGCCGCAAGATCGAAACCGTCACCGCCGATCTTGGCAACCCGCACGATCTGCGGGCCATCGAGGATCGGCTCGCGAGCGATGGGGGTATCACCATGCTCGTCAACAATGCCGGCATCGGATCGACCGCACAGGCGCTGGAAGCCGACGTCGACGCGATGAGCGCGATGGTGTCGCTCAACGTCAACGCGCTGATGCGCCTCAGCTATGCGGCGGTCCCGGCCTTTGCCGGACGCGGGCACGGCACGATCGTCAACATCGCCTCGATCGTCGCGGTGGCGCCCGAAGTGCTGAATGGCGTTTATGGCGGAACCAAGGCCTTTGTCCTCGCCTTCAGCCAGAATCTGCGTCACGAACTCGCGGGCACCGGGGTTCAGATCCAGGTCGTGCTCCCCGGCGCCACCGCGACCGATTTCTGGAGCATCGCGGGTACACCCGTCGAGCATCTGCCCGGCGAGATCGTCATGCGCGCCGACGATATGGTCGATGCCGCGCTCGCGGGCCTTGCACGCGAAGAATTTGTCACGATCCCCGGTCTCCATGACGAAAGCCGATGGGAGACCTTCGAGGCGGCACGGCAGGCGATGGCGGCCGAGCTGTCGACCGATACGCCCGCACCGCGCTATGCGGTTCGTGAAGGGGTGGCGGCATGA